One part of the Ochotona princeps isolate mOchPri1 chromosome 3, mOchPri1.hap1, whole genome shotgun sequence genome encodes these proteins:
- the CLDN14 gene encoding claudin-14, producing the protein MASTAVQLLGFLLSLLGLLGTLITTILPHWRRTAHVGTNILTAVSYLKGLWMECVWHSTGIYQCQIYRSLLALPRDLQAARALMVISCLLAGMACACAVVGMKCTRCAKGTPAKAVMAVLGGVLFLFSGLLCMVAVSWTTNDVVQNFYNPLLPSSMKFELGQALYLGFISSSLSLIGGTLLCLSCQDEAPYRLSQAQPRPTTVSAPTYRPPAAYKDNRAPSVTSTTHSGYRLNDYV; encoded by the coding sequence ATGGCTAGCACGGCTGTGCAGCTCCTGGGCTTCCTGCTCAGCCTCCTGGGCCTGCTGGGCACACTCATCACCACCATCCTCCCGCACTGGCGGCGCACGGCGCACGTGGGCACCAACATCCTGACGGCCGTGTCCTACCTGAAGGGGCTGTGGATGGAGTGCGTGTGGCACAGCACCGGCATCTACCAGTGCCAGATCTACCGCTCGCTGCTGGCGCTACCGCGTGACCTGCAGGCGGCGCGCGCGCTCATGGTCATCTCCTGCCTGCTGGCGGGTATGGCTTGCGCCTGCGCTGTCGTGGGCATGAAGTGCACGCGCTGCGCCAAGGGCACGCCTGCAAAGGCGGTCATGGCCGTGCTGGGCGGCGTCCTGTTCCTGTTCTCCGGCTTGCTGTGCATGGTGGCCGTGTCCTGGACCACCAACGACGTGGTGCAGAACTTCTACAACCCGCTGCTGCCTAGCAGCATGAAGTTTGAGCTCGGTCAGGCGCTCTACCTGGGTTTCATCTCGTCGTCCCTGTCGCTCATCGGAGGCACcctgctctgcctctcctgccAGGACGAGGCTCCCTACCGGCTCTCCCAGGCTCAGCCCAGGCCCACCACGGTGTCTGCGCCCACCTATCGGCCTCCGGCTGCCTACAAAGACAACCGTGCCCCTTCGGTGACCTCAACGACGCACAGCGGGTACAGACTGAACGACTATGTGTGA